Proteins encoded in a region of the Vitis riparia cultivar Riparia Gloire de Montpellier isolate 1030 chromosome 7, EGFV_Vit.rip_1.0, whole genome shotgun sequence genome:
- the LOC117917348 gene encoding probable disease resistance protein At5g66900, producing the protein MALELIGGTVVETLIGELIKAILDEGKKAAEFQAIFDRLQSTLISIGPTIQEIERLNKESDRSKETEQLVQMLKDGKELIQKCSKVTWWHYHKKWKYSNKLLDLDESLLRFFQVDMAVQGFRDIKEIKLGQRDPYHLKLGPCQAPDPPPLTVGLDIPLQELKMRLFRDDASVIVVSAPGGCGKTTLAKMLCHDHQVKEKFKNNIFYVTVSKAFNLNAIVQSLFQHNGHGVRVFQNDEDAVNQLERLLNKIAPAPILLVLDDVWSGSESLLDNFVFKIPNYKILVTSRFKFPRFGSTYKLPLLKDEDAMTLFRSSAFQQDGRSYMPDEDLVEKIVKGCKGFPLALRVVGRSLCGQPAEAWESRLLTWSEGQSIFSSDSDLLLCLQSSLDALADKGILKECFMDLGSFPEDQKIPATALIDMWAELYKLHTGGVFAINNLQELSFRNLLSLVDARKDESDVDGCYNDTYVMLHDLLRELAIYQSSQEPIEQRKRLIVDLSGDKVPNWWTQDNQQPFGARLLSISTDELFSSSWCNIQTPELEVLILNFQSKENYTLPEFMKQMEKLKVLVLTNNGPSPVQLINFSVLGSLPSLKRIRFEQVRIPPLCNTTAEFKNLEKISLVMCKISEALSNRSIQISNMFPNLVELNIDYCNDLVELLEGLCDLVELKKLSISNCPKLSALPKGIGKLGNLEVLRLRDCVKLSGLPDSIGRLHKLSVLDISGCLQIKEIPKQMGELCNLRKIHMRECWSLCRSELPASVMNLVGLKKVICDTETAKLWEPFEYHLKNLRISVPEENINLNWL; encoded by the exons ATGGCTTTGGAACTTATTGGAGGGACAGTCGTGGAAACACTGATCGGAGAATTGATAAAAGCGATTTTAGATGAGGGGAAAAAGGCAGCTGAGTTCCAGGCCATCTTCGATCGCCTCCAATCCACGCTCATCTCCATAGGTCCAACGATCCAAGAGATTGAAAGGTTAAACAAAGAGTCGGATCGTTCAAAGGAAACAGAGCAGTTGGTCCAAATGTTAAAAGATGGGAAGGAGCTTATTCAAAAGTGTTCCAAGGTCACATGGTGGCACTATCATAAGAAGTGGAAGTACAGCAATAAACTTCTGGACCTAGATGAGTCTCTTCTTCGTTTCTTTCAGGTGGATATGGCAGTGCAGGGATTCAGGGACATCAAGGAGATTAAGTTGGGTCAGAGAGATCCATACCATTTGAAATTGGGTCCATGCCAGGCTCCTGATCCCCCTCCTCTTACAGTTGGACTGGATATACCCCTGCAAGAGTTGAAGATGCGGCTGTTTAGGGATGATGCATCGGTGATTGTGGTTTCAGCTCCCGGAGGATGTGGGAAGACCACCTTAGCTAAAATGCTTTGTCATGATCATCAAGTTAAAG AAAAATTCAAGAACAACATCTTCTATGTTACCGTATCAAAAGCCTTCAACCTGAATGCCATTGTACAGAGTCTATTTCAACATAATGGTCATGGGGTTCGAGTTTTTCAAAATGATGAAGATGCAGTCAACCAATTGGAACGACTACTGAACAAAATAGCACCAGCTCCTATACTTCTGGTTCTAGATGATGTTTGGAGTGGATCAGAATCCCTTCTTGACAATTTTGTGTTTAAAATACCAAATTACAAGATTCTGGTTACATCAAGATTTAAATTTCCAAGATTTGGTTCTACCTATAAGTTGCCATTGCTGAAGGATGAAGATGCCATGACTCTTTTTCGTAGCTCAGCATTCCAGCAAGATGGGAGGTCTTATATGCCTGATGAAGACCTTGTGGAAAAG ATTGTGAAAGGCTGCAAGGGATTTCCCCTGGCCCTCAGAGTCGTTGGTAGATCACTATGTGGCCAGCCTGCAGAGGCATGGGAAAGTAGACTGCTGACATGGTCAGAGGGCCAATCCATTTTCAGTTCAGATAGTGATCTACTTCTTTGCCTCCAAAGTAGCTTAGATGCCTTGGCTGACAAGGGTATACTGAAGGAGTGTTTTATGGACTTGGGCTCATTTCCTGAAGACCAAAAAATTCCTGCCACTGCTCTTATAGATATGTGGGCAGAACTGTACAAACTCCATACAGGTGGTGTCTTTGCCATTAATAACCTCCAAGAACTCTCCTTCCGGAATCTGCTTAGTCTTGTAGATGCAAG GAAAGATGAAAGTGATGTTGATGGCTGCTACAATGACACCTATGTCATGCTGCATGATCTTCTCAGAGAGCTAGCTATTTATCAAAGCAGCCAGGAACCCATAGAACAGAGGAAAAGACTAATTGTGGACTTATCTGGAGACAAAGTTCCTAACTGGTGGACACAAGACAACCAACAACCCTTTGGGGCTCGCCTTTTGTCTATCTCCACAG ATGAACTGTTCTCCTCAAGCTGGTGCAACATACAAACACCTGAACTGGAGGTCCTAATACTGAACTTCCAGTCAAAGGAAAACTACACATTACCAGAGTTCATGAAGCAAATGGAGAAACTGAAGGTTCTAGTACTAACAAATAATGGCCCCAGCCCTGTCCAACTGATTAATTTTTCAGTGCTGGGCTCTTTACCCAGTCTAAAGCGAATCAGGTTCGAGCAGGTTCGAATTCCTCCCCTTTGCAACACCACAGCAGAATTCAAGAACTTGGAGAAAATATCCTTGGTTATGTGTAAAATCAGTGAGGCTCTCAGCAACCGTAGCATTCAGATTTCAAACATGTTTCCAAATCTTGTGGAGCTCAATATTGATTACTGCAATGACTTGGTGGAATTACTTGAGGGGCTTTGTGATTTAGTGGAACTAAAGAAGCTTAGCATCAGCAACTGTCCAAAGCTATCTGCTCTACCCAAAGGAATAGGGAAGCTGGGAAATTTGGAAGTGCTAAGGCTCCGAGACTGCGTGAAACTGTCAGGATTGCCGGACTCAATTGGAAGGCTCCATAAGTTGAGCGTACTTGATATTAGCGGTTGTCTGCAAATAAAGGAAATACCAAAACAAATGGGAGAGTTATGTAATTTGAGAAAGATCCACATGAGAGAGTGCTGGAGCTTGTGCAGGAGCGAGTTGCCAGCATCAGTGATGAATCTGGTGGGTTTGAAGAAGGTAATCTGCGACACAGAAACTGCCAAGCTGTGGGAACCTTTTGAGTACCATCTCAAGAACTTGAGGATATCAGTGCCAGAAGAGAATATCAACTTGAACTGGCTTTGA
- the LOC117917393 gene encoding pentatricopeptide repeat-containing protein At4g37170 — protein MKSEQVYKVGKILTLFSPRRAICSSSTTSQPQLSKPPIHNTFFKSGAKDELVKRLCRDNNFKEAIDILCEQKRLREAIQILDHVDRPSAATYSTLLQLCLQLRALDEGMKVHAHTKTSGFVPGVVISNRILDMYIKCNSLVNAKRLFDEMAERDLCSWNIMISGYAKAGRLQEARKLFDQMTERDNFSWTAMISGYVRHDRHEEALELFRAMQRHENFKCNKFTMSSALAASAAIQSLHLGKEIHGHILRIGLDLDGVVWSALSDMYGKCGSIGEARHIFDKTVDRDVVSWTAMIDRYFKEGRREEGFALFSDLLKSGIWPNEFTFSGVLNACADHAAEELGKQVHGYMTRIGFDPSSFAASTLVHMYTKCGNIKNARQVFNGMPRPDLVSWTSLISGYAQNGQPDEALQFFELLLKSGTQPDHITFVGVLSACTHAGLVDKGLEYFDSIKEKHGLTHTADHYACLIDLLSRSGRLQEAEDIIDKMPMKPDKFLWASLLGGCRIHGNLKLAKRAAEALFEIEPENPATYTTLANIYATAGLWGGVAEVRKVMDARGVVKKPGLSWIEIKREVHVFLVGDTSHAKSKEIHEFLGKLSKRMKEEGYVPDTNFVLHDVEEEQKEQNLSYHSEKLAVAFGIISTPAGTLIKVFKNLRTCVDCHTAIKFISKIAKRKIIVRDSNRFHCFEDGSCSCRDYW, from the coding sequence ATGAAATCAGAGCAAGTATATAAAGTCGGGAAAATTTTAACACTCTTCAGTCCCAGAAGGGCTATCTGTTCTTCTTCTACTACTTCTCAGCCCCAGTTGAGTAAGCCTCCTATTCACAATACTTTCTTCAAATCAGGTGCCAAAGATGAGCTTGTAAAACGTCTCTGCAGAGACAACAACTTCAAAGAAGCCATAGACATTCTATGCGAACAGAAACGTTTGCGTGAGGCAATTCAGATACTGGACCACGTTGATCGACCCTCTGCCGCAACATACTCCACCCTTTTACAGCTCTGCCTCCAGCTTCGAGCCCTTGATGAGGGCATGAAGGTCCATGCCCACACCAAAACCTCCGGCTTTGTTCCTGGGGTTGTCATCTCCAACCGCATTCTTGATATGTATATCAAATGTAATAGCCTTGTTAATGCTAAAAGGCTATTTGATGAAATGGCTGAGAGAGACTTGTGTTCTTGGAATATTATGATCTCTGGGTATGCAAAAGCGGGTCGGCTTCAGGAGGCTCGCAAACTGTTTGATCAAATGACGGAAAGAGATAATTTTTCTTGGACGGCAATGATATCTGGGTATGTTCGCCATGACCGGCATGAAGAAGCTTTGGAGTTGTTTAGAGCAATGCAAAGGCATGAGAACTTTAAATGCAATAAATTTACAATGTCTAGTGCTCTTGCTGCTTCTGCTGCCATTCAATCCCTGCATCTTGGGAAGGAGATTCATGGGCATATACTGCGAATAGGGTTGGATTTAGATGGCGTGGTTTGGAGCGCATTATCGGATATGTATGGGAAGTGTGGGAGTATAGGGGAAGCTCGACACATTTTTGATAAAACTGTTGACCGAGATGTTGTTTCATGGACGGCAATGATTGATAGATACTTCAAGGAGGGTAGAAGGGAAGAGGGATTTGCATTGTTCTCAGACTTATTGAAATCTGGGATATGGCCCAATGAGTTCACTTTTTCTGGGGTTCTAAATGCATGTGCAGATCATGCTGCGGAGGAATTGGGTAAGCAGGTTCATGGGTATATGACAAGAATTGGGTTTGACCCGTCCTCATTTGCAGCTAGCACGCTTGTTCACATGTACACAAAGTGTGGGAATATTAAGAATGCAAGACAGGTTTTCAATGGGATGCCGAGACCGGATTTAGTATCATGGACTTCCCTGATTAGTGGTTATGCTCAGAATGGTCAACCTGATGAGGCTCTTCAGTTCTTTGAGCTGCTACTCAAATCAGGAACTCAGCCTGATCACATTACCTTTGTTGGGGTTCTTTCTGCTTGTACTCATGCTGGCTTAGTCGATAAAGGACTCGAGTATTTTGACTCAATAAAGGAAAAACATGGGCTAACACATACTGCTGATCACTATGCTTGTCTCATTGATCTATTGAGCCGATCTGGTCGACTCCAAGAAGCAGAagatattattgataaaatgcCAATGAAGCCTGATAAGTTTTTGTGGGCTTCTTTGCTTGGTGGTTGTAGAATTCATGGAAATCTTAAACTTGCAAAACGAGCAGCAGAAGCGTTATTTGAGATAGAGCCTGAGAACCCAGCTACATATACAACTCTGGCCAACATCTATGCTACAGCTGGTTTGTGGGGTGGTGTTGCAGAAGTCAGGAAGGTGATGGATGCTAGAGGAGTGGTAAAGAAACCAGGTCTGAGTTGGATTGAGATTAAGCGAGAGGTTCATGTGTTCTTAGTGGGAGACACATCCCATGCAAAATCCAAGGAAATACATGAGTTTCTGGGGAAGCTTTCAAAGAGGATGAAGGAAGAAGGGTATGTTCCTGACACGAACTTTGTGTTGCATGATGTGGAGGAGGAGCAGAAGGAACAAAACCTTTCCTACCACAGCGAAAAGCTTGCAGTCGCATTTGGGATTATTTCTACCCCAGCAGGAACATTAATCAAggtttttaagaatttaagaaCTTGCGTAGACTGCCACACTGCCATTAAATTCATCTCCAAGATTgctaagagaaaaataattgtgaGGGATTCAAATCGGTTTCATTGTTTTGAGGATGGGAGCTGTTCATGTAGAGACTACTGGTGA
- the LOC117919226 gene encoding reticulon-like protein B13, protein MSSTEKSSQPIVDLARDILLWRRKKMSVVVFFISTATWVLMEVYQFNFITIFCWVGMAVVTSLFIWGNMCRLLGKEPPSLSGLEITEQSTTEMTTLFRESIEEAVRWMFRVGAESEWYVFAGVVTGLWILSIVGSCMDLLTLAYIGIMMSMTIPVIYIKYEDKIKRYGERVKVHWRKLVEIVDEKVFMNVKNKLFKQKEKENEKKGMEKEKKVE, encoded by the exons ATGTCTTCAACAGAGAAAAGTTCACAACCCATAGTAG ATTTAGCGAGAGATATATTGCTATGGAGGAGAAAGAAGATGAGCGTGGTGGTGTTTTTCATATCAACAGCAACATGGGTATTGATGGAAGTCTACCAATTCAACTTCATCACCATTTTTTGTTGGGTGGGCATGGCGGTTGTTACTTCATTGTTCATATGGGGCAACATGTGCAGACTTCTTGGAAA AGAGCCCCCAAGCTTGTCCGGATTGGAAATCACAGAGCAGTCAACAACAGAGATGACAACTTTATTCAGAGAATCGATAGAAGAGGCAGTACGATGGATGTTTCGCGTAGGAGCGGAGAGTGAGTGGTATGTTTTTGCAGGTGTAGTTACTGGTCTCTGGATACTCTCCATAGTGGGAAGCTGCATGGATCTCCTAACACTTGCTTACATAG GTATTATGATGAGCATGACCATTCCTGTAATCTATATAAAGTACGAGGACAAGATTAAAAGGTATGGAGAGAGGGTGAAGGTGCATTGGAGAAAACTTGTCGAGATTGTGGATGAGAAGGTGTTTATGAACGTGAAGAACAAGTTATTCAAacagaaggagaaggagaatgagaagaaggggatggagaaggagaagaaggttGAGTAG
- the LOC117919225 gene encoding L-ascorbate oxidase homolog: MRKAVLLHLICVLLGVFLVNGEDPYKYYTWTVTYGTISPLGVPQQVILINGQFPGPALEVVTNDNIILNLINKLDQPFLLTWNGIKQRKNSWQDGVLGTNCPIPPNSNYTYKFQTKDQIGTFTYFPSTLFHKAAGGFGAINVYERPRIPIPFPDPAGDFTLLVGDWYKTSHKTLQQTLDSGKPLPFPDGVLINGQTSSSFSGDQGKTYMFRISNVGLSTSINFRIQGHTMKLVEVEGSHTLQNTYDSLDVHVGQSIAVLVTLDQLPKDYYIVASTRFTKQILTATAVLHYTNSHTPVSGPVPAGPTYQIHWSMKQARTYRWNLTASAARPNPQGSFHYGKITPSRTIMLANSAPRLNGKQRYAVNGVSYINADTPLKLADYFNIPGVFSVNSIQDLPSGGSSFLSTSVMAANHHDFIEVVFQNNENTIQSWHLDGYDFWVVGYGFGQWTPARRKSYNLIDALTRHTAQVYPRSWTTIWVSLDNQGMWNMRSAVWERQYLGQQFYLRVFNPVHSPANEYDIPKNALLCGKAVGRHP, from the exons ATGAGAAAAGCGGTTTTGCTCCACCTGATCTGTGTTTTGTTGGGTGTTTTCTTGGTGAATGGAGAGGACCCTTATAAATACTACACATGGACTGTCACCTATGGAACTATTTCTCCTCTGGGCGTCCCCCAACAG GTCATCCTCATCAATGGTCAGTTTCCTGGTCCGGCACTTGAGGTTGTGACTAATGACAACATAATCCTCAACCTGATTAATAAGCTTGACCAGCCTTTTCTCTTGACTTG GAATGGAATTAAACAGAGGAAGAACTCATGGCAAGATGGAGTATTGGGGACCAATTGTCCTATCCCCCCAAACTCAAACTACACCTACAAGTTCCAAACTAAGGATCAGATTGGGACTTTCACATATTTCCCATCAACCCTTTTCCATAAAGCTGCTGGAGGGTTTGGAGCAATCAATGTCTATGAAAGACCTAGGATCCCAATCCCATTTCCAGACCCTGCTGGAGATTTCACTTTACTTGTTGGTGATTGGTACAAGACCAGCCATAAG ACATTACAGCAAACTCTGGACTCAGGGAAACCTCTTCCCTTCCCTGATGGTGTCCTTATAAATGGCCAGACTAGTTCTTCCTTCAGTGGTGATCAAG GTAAAACTTACATGTTCAGGATCTCAAACGTGGGCCTATCAACCTCAATAAACTTTAGGATTCAGGGGCATACAATGAAGCTAGTTGAGGTGGAAGGATCTCATACTCTTCAGAACACATATGATTCTCTTGACGTGCATGTGGGCCAATCCATTGCTGTTTTAGTTACCTTAGATCAGCTCCCAAAAGACTACTACATTGTTGCATCCACAAGGTTTACAAAGCAGATTCTCACTGCAACTGCAGTGTTACACTATACAAACTCTCACACCCCAGTTTCTGGGCCTGTGCCTGCTGGTCCTACCTATCAAATACACTGGTCTATGAAGCAAGCCAGAACCTACAG GTGGAACTTGACAGCAAGTGCAGCCAGACCCAACCCTCAGGGCTCATTCCATTATGGAAAGATAACACCATCAAGGACCATTATGTTGGCGAACTCAGCACCTCGACTAAATGGGAAGCAGCGCTATGCTGTTAATGGGGTCTCCTACATTAACGCCGATACTCCTCTGAAGCTTGCTGATTATTTCAATATCCCTGGGGTATTCAGTGTAAATTCTATTCAAGACCTTCCCTCAGGTGGTTCCTCATTCCTGTCAACCTCTGTCATGGCAGCCAACCACCATGACTTCATTGAAGTTGTTTTCCAAAACAATGAGAATACCATTCAGTCTTGGCATCTCGATGGTTATGATTTTTGGGTAGTTGG TTATGGTTTTGGACAGTGGACACCAGCCAGAAGAAAAAGCTATAATCTAATTGATGCTCTTACTCGACACACTGCTCAG GTGTACCCCAGGTCTTGGACCACTATATGGGTTTCCTTGGACAACCAAGGCATGTGGAACATGAGGTCTGCAGTATGGGAAAGGCAATATCTTGGGCAGCAATTCTATCTCAGGGTCTTTAACCCAGTTCACAGCCCTGCTAATGAATATGATATTCCTAAAAATGCTCTACTTTGTGGAAAAGCCGTAGGAAGGCACCCTTAG
- the LOC117917811 gene encoding L-ascorbate oxidase homolog yields the protein MRPAIFLHFFFGTLACLSLLCVIAEDPSRYYTWTVTYGTISPLGSPQQVILINGQFPGPTIDCVTNDNIIVTVINKLDKPFLITWNGIKQRKTPWQDGTLGTNCPIPPNSNWTYKFQTKDQIGTYSYFPSTLMHRAAGGFGGFNIASRSVIPIPYPIPVEEFTLLVSDWYNSSHKALQTKLDSGIPLPLPNALLINGLPSGSTFFTGEKGKTYKFRVSNVGISTSINFRIQGHTMTLVEVEGAHTVQDVYDSLDVHVGQSVAVLVTLHATVKDYFIVASTRFTKPVLTATSFLKYAGSRTPASEPLPIGPTYQIHWSMMQARTIRRNLTANAARPNPQGSFHYGTIPIQRTLILANSATKINGTLRYAINGISYVNPATPLKLADYYNISGVFKLNSIKDTPPSGPAVFGTSVIGTTLHDFIEIVFQNNETTLQSWHLDGYTFWTVGFGSGQWTPDMRRRYNLADAISRHTVQVYPNSWSAVLASLDNKGMWNLRSAIWSRQYLGQQFYIRVWSNETSLFTEYDVPDNALYCGKAKRP from the exons ATGAGGCCGGCCATTTTCCTGCATTTTTTCTTTGGAACATTGGCCTGTTTGAGTCTCCTCTGTGTTATAGCAGAGGACCCATCTAGATATTACACATGGACAGTCACATATGGAACAATTTCTCCTCTTGGGTCTCCTCAACAG GTTATCCTTATTAATGGACAGTTTCCTGGTCCTACGATTGATTGTGTGACCAATGACAACATTATTGTTACTGTCATCAACAAGTTGGATAAACCTTTCCTCATTACATG GAATGGGATTAAACAGAGAAAGACCCCATGGCAAGATGGAACGCTTGGCACCAATTGTCCAATCCCACCAAACTCAAACTGGACATACAAGTTCCAGACAAAGGATCAGATAGGAACCTACTCCTACTTCCCTTCAACTCTAATGCATAGAGCTGCTGGAGGTTTTGGGGGTTTCAATATTGCGTCCAGGTCTGTGATACCGATTCCATATCCTATACCAGTTGAAGAATTCACTCTACTTGTTAGCGATTGGTACAACTCTTCCCACAAG GCCTTGCAGACCAAATTGGACTCGGGTATTCCTCTTCCACTTCCTAATGCTCTTCTGATAAATGGGCTTCCTAGTGGTTCCACTTTTTTCACCGGTGAAAAAG GGAAAACCTACAAGTTTAGGGTTTCAAATGTGGGCATATCAACTTCAATCAATTTTAGGATTCAGGGCCACACAATGACACTCGTTGAAGTAGAAGGAGCTCATACAGTGCAGGACGTTTATGACTCCCTGGATGTTCATGTGGGTCAATCTGTTGCTGTCCTGGTTACCTTGCATGCTACGGTCAAGGATTATTTCATCGTGGCCTCGACCCGGTTCACAAAGCCCGTCCTCACTGCTACTTCATTTCTTAAGTATGCTGGTTCCAGGACCCCTGCCTCTGAGCCATTGCCAATTGGTCCAACTTATCAGATTCACTGGTCAATGATGCAGGCAAGGACCATCAG ACGGAATTTGACTGCAAATGCAGCCAGGCCAAACCCTCAAGGGTCATTCCATTATGGGACCATACCGATACAAAGGACACTCATTTTAGCCAACTCTGCAACTAAGATCAATGGAACCCTAAGATATGCTATTAATGGGATCTCCTATGTCAACCCCGCAACCCCATTGAAGCTTGCTGACTATTATAACATCTCGGGTGTCTTCAAGTTAAACTCCATCAAGGATACTCCTCCTTCTGGCCCTGCAGTTTTCGGCACCTCTGTCATAGGAACTACCCTTCATGACTTCATAGAAATTGTCTTCCAGAACAATGAGACCACTCTCCAATCTTGGCATCTTGATGGTTATACTTTCTGGACTGTCGG ATTTGGCTCCGGCCAGTGGACGCCTGACATGAGGAGGCGCTACAATCTGGCTGATGCTATTAGTAGACACACTGTCCAG GTATACCCCAATTCTTGGAGTGCAGTTCTGGCATCTTTGGACAACAAAGGCATGTGGAACTTGAGGTCTGCAATATGGTCACGGCAGTATCTAGGACAGCAATTTTATATCAGAGTATGGAGCAACGAAACGAGCTTGTTTACTGAGTATGATGTTCCTGATAATGCATTGTACTGTGGCAAGGCCAAGCGCCCATAA
- the LOC117917399 gene encoding dof zinc finger protein DOF1.1-like: MIQELLGGGAGLIGGERKITINGGILEASPSPSPSPSPSSSSSGNTTTVTTAAAATTSSASENLRCPRCDSSNTKFCYYNNYNLTQPRHFCKTCRRYWTKGGALRNVPIGGGCRKNKNTSVSTAVGKSSAGKAKSVVSEIGKSGLGGGFDHEIPSNPILWASPQNSHLLALLRATQNPNPNPSPISNSVTVKDDGVMIGSHMASESGVGTGAVNIARNMGLDHLNQLPSIGLCSSFWRNNQHQTQQHQQNSHHQQQNGFILGEVQNTGIQELYQRLRSSNNYYTDHSPVVLSNAVSSSSSILESAPIAGGELGYWNPTFSWSDLPTTNGAYP, translated from the coding sequence atgatTCAAGAGCTGTTAGGGGGAGGTGCTGGACTTATAGGAGGAGAGAGGAAAATCACCATTAATGGAGGAATTTTAGAGGCCTCTCCCTCTCCTTCTCCATCGCcttctccatcttcttcttcttctggcaATACTACCACTGTTACCACTGCTGCTGCTGCTACCACTTCTTCTGCTTCTGAGAATTTGAGGTGCCCTCGCTGTGATTCTTCCAATACTAAGTTTTGTTATTACAACAACTATAACCTTACACAGCCTCGCCACTTCTGCAAGACCTGCCGGAGGTATTGGACTAAAGGCGGTGCCCTCCGCAATGTTCCGATTGGAGGGGGTTGCCGGAAGAACAAGAACACTAGCGTTTCAACAGCTGTGGGGAAATCGAGTGCCGGAAAGGCCAAGAGCGTGGTGTCCGAGATCGGAAAATCGGGTCTGGGAGGTGGGTTTGATCACGAGATTCCTTCCAACCCAATTCTTTGGGCGTCGCCACAGAATTCTCATCTGCTGGCCTTACTGAGAGCCACCCAGAACCCTAATCCTAACCCTAGTCCAATATCGAATTCTGTAACTGTGAAGGATGATGGGGTTATGATTGGATCCCACATGGCCTCGGAGTCAGGAGTGGGAACAGGTGCAGTAAATATTGCTCGGAACATGGGGTTGGATCATCTGAACCAGCTTCCTTCTATTGGTCTGTGCAGCTCTTTCTGGAGAAACAATCAACATCAAACTCAACAGCACCAACAAAACAGCCACCATCAACAGCAAAATGGCTTTATACTTGGTGAAGTTCAAAACACTGGGATTCAGGAGCTGTATCAAAGGCTTAGATCATCCAATAATTATTACACCGATCATTCACCAGTAGTTCTCAGCAATGCGGTTTCTTCCTCTTCATCCATTTTGGAGTCTGCTCCGATTGCGGGAGGTGAATTGGGTTACTGGAATCCGACCTTTTCGTGGTCTGATCTTCCAACAACTAATGGTGCATATCCTTAA